In Bacillus marinisedimentorum, the genomic window GAACTGCTTGTCCCATCAACAAGCTGAACCCGTTTTCCATCCTTGTCCATCACATAAACATCAAGCATGCCATCAGCAATATCAAGCGCATTGCCGCCTGTTTTCACTCGTTCAGTCTCAACAGGCACCAGTTCAGAGAGCCTGTCCAGCAATACATCACGATTATCATATAAGTCATTCGCCAGGTAACCATGCGGCTCAATCTCCGAAATCTGCTTATTGATATTGCTGATTTGCGTTGCAATCGAATTAACCTCTTTCACTGTGATATCAATCTGCGAACCAAGGTCGTTTTGAATCGCCGTAAGAGAATTACTCATATAGTGGAACGTCTCCGCAACCGCAACACCGCGCTGGCGGACGACCGACCTGGCACCGGAATCATTCGGATTCACAGCGAGGTCCTGCAAGGACTGCCAGAAGCGGTCCATCGTCTTGGCGAGACCATTTTCGGACGGCTCATTCATGATCTCTTCCATATTGGCCAGTGCGGAACTCCGTGATTCCCAGTAGCCAAGCTTCGTATTCTCCGAGCGGTACTGGACATCAATAAAACTCTCCCGCACACGCTGCACCGAACCGGCTTTTACACCTGTCCCAACCTGTCCCGGAATTTGCGGGCGGTTCCGGCCTGCCGGCGGATACGGTTCCGTCTCTTCAAAGTTGATGCGGTGACGCGAATAGCCCGGCGTATTGGCATTTGAAATATTCTGTCCGGTTGTATGTAAAGCGGATTGCTGGGTGAACATGCCGCGGCGGGCTGTTTCCAATCCTGAAAAAGTCGAACTCATAAATGGTGCCTCCGATCTCGGTTATGCTTTGGAATCAAAAATCGAGCGTCCTGACTGGCTTTTCTGCTGCGGTTTGCTGTTCGGCCGGCCGTATACCACCTGTTCAGGCTCCGGTCTCATTAAATCGAGCGATAAATGGACATAATCAAGCGAGCTCTGGACAAGTTCCTGATTCAGGTCATTTTTCAGCTTCAACGTTTGCAATGTCTCCGTAAGTGCCGTTTGCAGCCCTTCAAGCTGTTCCCGCTCTC contains:
- the flgK gene encoding flagellar hook-associated protein FlgK encodes the protein MSSTFSGLETARRGMFTQQSALHTTGQNISNANTPGYSRHRINFEETEPYPPAGRNRPQIPGQVGTGVKAGSVQRVRESFIDVQYRSENTKLGYWESRSSALANMEEIMNEPSENGLAKTMDRFWQSLQDLAVNPNDSGARSVVRQRGVAVAETFHYMSNSLTAIQNDLGSQIDITVKEVNSIATQISNINKQISEIEPHGYLANDLYDNRDVLLDRLSELVPVETERVKTGGNALDIADGMLDVYVMDKDGKRVQLVDGTSSSALSVTPADIGVTSNSPQPVTGISLGGTPLALAKQGKLQGLVDSYGYDDNGTTKGSYPEMMDNLDKMAFDFMKRFNEVHENGHTIENPSATGVKFFDQLTDGKDAAKLISVSEDIMKDLNKIAASTVSGQAGNGENALALAGVQNENFSTIASSNVKGTLRSFYQGVIGKMAVDAQEATRLENNSDILRQSVEERRQSVSGVSLDEEMTNMIKFQHAYNASSRNITTIDEMLDKIINGMGRVGR